The DNA sequence AAAAACTCAAAATGCCTAAAACAAAAATAAGGTGTAGAGTTATAGAGATAAGTCGTAGAGTCTTTTCTTAAGTAAAAAAATAAAAAAAAGCTTGACACTTTACATAACAGAACACAGAGAGAATATAGTAGTTATTAGTCAAATTTTACTCAGGGTGGATAAATAAAAAATCCCAAATCCCAAGCACCAAATCCCAAATAAGCACCAAATTTCAAGTAATAAATACCAAACTATGGGAGGTAATGTTTTGAATTTTGGTCATTCGAATTTGTTTGGAATTTGTGATTTGGAATTTCATAGCCCTATCTATGTCAAATTTCGATTAATAAGTGCTATAATTCGTGTCCTTATGTGGCTAATTTCTCTAATTCTCTGTGAACTCTGTGCCTCTGTGGCTGACCGCTTACCAAAATTCATCTGCTTGTTCAGTGATAGCATTTAACTTTTGCTTTAATATTTGACTCTCCTCGCTTACATCTTTTTTTTCAGATATCTGGTATGGTTTCCCAAAAATTATTATTCCTTGAGTAAAAGGATACGGGATTTGAAATTTATCCCATGCCTTTTCCAATATCCACTTTTTTTTAACCGCAGTGGTTAATGGGACAATGTATGCCTTTTTCTTTTTTGCAAGAGATATTATTCCTTCTTTTGGTTCATAAATAGGTCCTGTTGGTCCATCAACAGCAAATCCAAAATCATCACCCTGTTTTGTTTGCTTTATCAGTTCTAATAATGCTCTTGTCCCGCCTCTTGTTGTTGAACCACGAAATATCCTGCATCCAAATTTTTTTAAAATCTTGCTTTGATATTCTCCATCACGACTTAAACTAACCATTATCACAATCTGGCGATGACTCATATATGGCACCAGAAGGAATTGTCTCCCATGCCAGAAGGCATAAATCAAAGTTTTTCCTTCTTGTTTTAATTGCCTGATATTTTCTTCTCCAATAACTTTTATTTTTAAGGTGTTATAAAGTAATTTAATCAGTAAATGTGCTAAAAAAGGGATAATCAAGTTTAAAAACTTTTGTTTCACTAATATACTTTTATCATAAATTTTCCCTCTTGTCAAGGGAAAAAAGTATAACTCCTAATCATCTAACACTCCAATTGTCCCGGCTCATCTCACATCAAATCTAAAAGTAACCGCAAGGCGGTGGGTATTGCCCAATTCATCATAAGGCACAAAGGCATAATCTACCTGGTAATGTTTGATATTGCATCCAAATCCGCAGGTAATTCCCGTGCCAAAGTCTTTAAATATCTGTGAATTAAATCCACCACGCAAGGCAACTAAGTTTCTAAACCATAATTCAACCCCAAGATTCATCTTCCAATTATTATCTATTGGTTTTGTTAAATCACAGGTAACCGCTAATGGTTGTTCTTTAAATCGATAGGCACTACCCAATTTAAGGGTTAATGGTAAGCTATCTCCTTCAACCGCAAATTTTATCTTTGGTCCCACATTTTGAAGAACGGTAGCTAAAGTCAAACCTTCCATTGGCGTCTGGTATAATTGACCAATATCAATTGCAAATGAGGATGCTTCTTCTTGTTCTATCTTTTGCACAATCCCTTTAATTGTCATACCAATGCAGATAGATTCAGTGATAATCGAGGAATAACTGAAGGCGAAGGCAGTATCTCTGCCAGAGAAATTACCGGTGCTTTCATCTGGCGAATCGGCATAACCAGGAATTTTCCCTGCATCTAAGTAGATGATATTAAAACCCATTGCCTTTTTGCTGGAAACCGGGAAGGCAAACCCCAGAAACCCATGACCAATGCCTTCAAACCAATCATTATATACCGTAGATATTTCAGGTTTAGTCAGTTGTGTTAAGCCCGCGGGATTCCAATAGACAGCGGTAATGTCATCGGCTAAGGCAGAAAATCCTTCACCCATAGCCACCGCTCTGGCACCAACACCTATCTTTAAAAAAGGCACACCTGCCGTCCCTTTAGATGATTTTGCCCAACAGTTACTTGTGATTAGAATAAGTGAACTTATTAAAATTAATAGTTTATACCTCATTTATTTCTCTCCTTTTTGAAAGCGTTTGGGTTCTTCTATTTGAACGCTGATATCTGAATGCTTACTCTTTTTTTACCAGTTGTAATACTTCTAAGTCTACCTGGTCTTGTTTACGATTTAAACTTTGTTTATTTTTTATTAATTCCTTGATGCCAATAAAAAATACCTTTTCTTTTCCATAGATTCCAACCTCTTTCCCAACCCACACTTCTTTGAAACTACAACCTTCAATAGAGGTTATTATATCTACTCTGACAGGTTCATAGCCTAATTGAATAATTTTACCTGATTGAGCAAAATCAGATGCTTTCAATTCTAAACTTTCAAATCCAAATTCATTTAGTGTTTTGATAATTCTTTTACTATTTGCAAGAGTAGGTTCTACCAAAATATCTATATCCTTTGTATATCTTGGTTTAGCATAAAAGGCGACTGCATACGCTCCAACAATGCAGTATTTCACCTTATTTTTGTTCAATAACATTAATAACTCTTCGAAATCTTTTTCTATCCTCATTCTTTGTCCCAATAAGTTTATAATAGCATTCCCTTAAAAGTTGAACTGTTTCCAACCTTTCTTTAGCGGTCATTTTTAAATAATAATCCCTATCAAATTGTTCTGCATCTGCAAATGAATCTGTCTTGTTAATCCAAATTTTTTTCATTACCTTTTCCCTGAAAATAGTTTTTGCCACAGAGACACAGAGAACACAGAGAAATTATTTATGTTCTTCTTCTGAAAATCGGGGTTCGGGGTTCGGATTTCGGGGTTAGGGGATTCTTTTATTCCCGAGTCCCGAGTCCCGAGCCCCTTTATTTTATTATCGCCACTTTCCCACTTACCTTTTCGCCTTTTTCATTTGTAATAATATAGATGTATACGCCCGAGGCGATTCTTTCACCAGCATTATTGACTATAGGCCAGAAATATGGATTATCTGTAATATCATCTTTATTAAATACCAATTCCCCTGCAATATTGTATATCCATAGATTTACTTTACCAGATAGGTTGTAAAATTTAACTTCTTTATGTCCCTCTCGGAGTTTAAATGGATTTGGATAGACAATGACACTTTTGAGATTAGTTATTGGTGCGGCAACAACAAAGATTGACAATTGATTAACCTCATAGGCGGTAACTAAATCCTTATCCTTATCTACTATCTGTTTTCCTGGCACCAACTCAAAATGGTCTCCAGCAAGTCTATAGATGCGGTATGCCAGGTCATCATCTTCATTCTTCATATCCGGGTCAGAATACGGCAGAGTAATAATAAGAGACTTACCTGTAACTGGTTGAGTTCCTTTTCCATAATAATCTTTTTCCAATGCCAGTAGTTCTCGTCCAGAATTACTTAAAATACTACTTATAATCGGAGAAGCCTTTGATAGGTCCGTTTGCGGTGGGTTCACCTGACGAATAGTAAAGGTAACAGTTGAGTTAAATGCACCTATTGGTATTTCAATCACGGTTTGACCACTCTCTAAATTAGAAAGTATGCCCTTTTGGGGATTATTTAGTGCGATAATTGTCTTTGTCGCTGGATTAACTACCTCTAATTGGTCAACAATCCGAATGCCGTCAGAAGAGTTGCAGAAATCACTCCAGGTTCCTACTAAATTCATTGCACGGAGACGATAATAATATGTCTCTCCTTTTGTTCTATTGGTTATTTCAAAATACTCTGTATTACCCGCAATAGCATTACTCAATGTTGTCCAGTTAATCATATCCCGACTTTCTTGTAATTCATACAGGGCTATTCCTGATTGGGCATCATCCCACCCTTGCCAGTAAACCATATAATTTCCATCCAGATCAGCATCAAGGTCGGTTGTCAAACTTCCTTCTGTTGGTGGCGAACCAATTGCAGGTGGCGTCAGGTCAATCGTATTGGTAACTTCATTAGTTACACTCATTGTTCCGGCAAAAGTGATTTCCGCCTGATTACTTACCTTTGTTGGTGTGCCAATAACCATTGCTTTAAATGTTACACTTCCTGATGCATTCATCTTAACCTGCCCAATATTCCAGGTAATCGTTCCGTTAGAATATTTTCCACTACAATAGATACCCGCAGGTATTTTAATCGCACTCAACAGTGGATTTACCCCGGCTTCCTGCAGTTCAATTATCGCCCCTTCTAAACTCTGAAAAGTAAATTTATCAGTAAGAGAATCATAAAAAATATTTATCCTTGCCGTCAAGTTGTTATTTATCTCATCTATTAAATCTTGTATGCGATGATATGTTGTTATTAAGGATGAACTATATGTCCCCAAAGAGGTAACAATGGTAATATTTCCGTCTATGCCGTTTTCATTGAGTTGAGTCCAGCCATTGTCCACAGTTAGATTAAGAGTTTGTGGACCCGAGATTACCTCAGCATAACTTGTTACAGTGCAAACACTCAAGTGAGGGTCTAATCTATCTATTATCACCACATCCTCAGCATCCATCGAGCCGGTATTTTTGTAATTGATGGTATAAGTCAGGATTTTATTTAATGGAATACCATCTCTTGGGAAAACCTCTTTTCTGGAATATTTGAAGTCAGGTAGGGAAGTAACCGTTCCTATGACTTCATTTGTGGTGAAATCAGACATATACCTGGCTTTAATCGTGGCTTTATTTTTAATTAAGGTGCCATTTGGAAGTGGTGTTTTAATTTTTGCTTTGAAACTTACACTCCCGGGAATATCGACTTGACCCAGGTTCCATTTGATAATATTATTTTCATAAGTCGCATTAGGTTTTATTTCCTCCATAATTAAATTTGTATCAACCACATCCCAGATTTCAACATTAGTTGCCGTCATACTGCCCGTATTAACATAATTAATAACATAAGTTATAGACTTTCCCGGGCTGAAATTTCCAGTGCAGGTCTTAGACGATTGACTAAAATCAGGTGCAATGACGGTTAATGTCCCTGGTGTGGCTAATATTGGCGTAGAGATTTGATTAGAATTAAATACCGCAGTATTATTTGGGATAGGAGTGCCATTAGAAAGAGGCGATTTTACCTCAGATTCAAATTCCACTTTACCATTGCCATCTGGTGCAAGATTACTAATCTGCCAGGTAATCGTGCCTGATTCGTATTTACCACTATTTGCCGGACTGATATTTGTAAGATATGGACTTATCCTATCTTTAATATGGACTCCAGTTAGCGTATAACTTCCATTGTTTATGTATGAGATGGTGTATTTTAATTTATCCCCTGGAGTAACTGTTTCTTTAGATGGACTAACGACCTTGAATACAGTTATAATTTCTTTAATTATCTTATTGGTAACTTCATTGGTATTTCTACTTGAATTTATACTCCAGGAAAATTTAGCCACATTAGTAATCAAGGTATCCATCGGGGTATCAGTTCCTACCTTTACCTTGAGATAAACCTCGCCGCCAGAATTAGCACCAATTGTGCCCAAATCCCAGGTAACAGTGCCATTTGAGTGTATGCCAGGAGCACTTGCCAGAATATATTGTAGATATGGATTTAGCGTATCTTCAATCTTAAAATTCGTTGCCTCGCCTAATCCTTCGTTATAGAATTTGATGGTATAAGTAATTTCGTCACATACCTTAACCGTGCCAATAGGTGAATTTAGTTTTTTATTTATATCTGAATTACCAAAATCTGCGGATGAGGAGAAGGCGTAAATTGTGCCATCCGAAGAGGCAATATAAAGGATGCCATCAGCAATGGCTGGGGATGAATAGATTTGTTTAGGACTGCCCGTGTAGAATTTCCATAGTTCTGCGCCGGTTTCTTCATCCAGACCATAGATATAGCCGTTGTTGGCACCAAAGAAAACAACGCCGTTGGCTATGGCTGGTGAGGATTCAATTGGAGAACCAATGTAATGTGCCCATTTAGGTGTGCTATCTTGTTTTATCGCGTGTAAATATCCATCATTAGAACCACAAAATATGACATTATTAGCAATAGCCGGTGATGAACAAACTTTTTCATTGGTCTTATATCTCCATTTTTGTATTCCTGAAGAAGTATCAATTGCATAAATATAGCTATCATCTGAGCCAACAT is a window from the bacterium genome containing:
- a CDS encoding lysophospholipid acyltransferase family protein yields the protein MTRGKIYDKSILVKQKFLNLIIPFLAHLLIKLLYNTLKIKVIGEENIRQLKQEGKTLIYAFWHGRQFLLVPYMSHRQIVIMVSLSRDGEYQSKILKKFGCRIFRGSTTRGGTRALLELIKQTKQGDDFGFAVDGPTGPIYEPKEGIISLAKKKKAYIVPLTTAVKKKWILEKAWDKFQIPYPFTQGIIIFGKPYQISEKKDVSEESQILKQKLNAITEQADEFW
- a CDS encoding PorV/PorQ family protein, with the protein product MRYKLLILISSLILITSNCWAKSSKGTAGVPFLKIGVGARAVAMGEGFSALADDITAVYWNPAGLTQLTKPEISTVYNDWFEGIGHGFLGFAFPVSSKKAMGFNIIYLDAGKIPGYADSPDESTGNFSGRDTAFAFSYSSIITESICIGMTIKGIVQKIEQEEASSFAIDIGQLYQTPMEGLTLATVLQNVGPKIKFAVEGDSLPLTLKLGSAYRFKEQPLAVTCDLTKPIDNNWKMNLGVELWFRNLVALRGGFNSQIFKDFGTGITCGFGCNIKHYQVDYAFVPYDELGNTHRLAVTFRFDVR